The DNA sequence GGAAGCTCATCAATATGAAAAATTTCAGGATTTGGTCAAACAACACTTAGCTACAAGCAAAATGAAAcagaaacaaaaatgaaaaatgaaaaatgaataaaaagtTTCTACCTTGAAGACCCTGCAGCACTGTCTTGGATTCTATTGCAACTGCTGTCATGATTGTACCTTTCCCGTAATCTAACATATTTGTTACAAAGGTGACAAAGTTCTGTTCGATTCCCACATACTTCCTAAAAATTATCAAGATCAATCTGTAATTAGTGCCAACATCCATAGATCAATACAACCTTCCCAATTCAAAAGTAGTGTATAATCAAGACCTGATGCTCAGCCAAATCAATTGCTGGCAATGGGAACTCACAGAAGTCACATGTGACAATCCTTTGTGGACAATTTTCACCTCTGTGGATATCTAAAACATCACGATCCATTGTCTCACTGCACATTGAACACGCAACCTGCAGAAATTCACACTTTCTCTTGAAAATCTAATGTATATCTGAATCTTGCATTTTGATTCTGAATTCATGATTCTTCTAGCATTCTAAGCAGgactttttttttgggggggggggggggggagggggcaGGGGGGAGGGGAGGAAGAGGAGTGCCAGGAGAGGAAGTCACATGCCTAGCTCTCTACTAGCCTAATTTTGTTGTTTATGGTAGGCCTGTGACAGTTGACATTTGTAGGGAGGATAGACCCGGGTAACACTGCTATTTGCACTTCAGATATTAGAGATGGGGCCGGTAGGTTTAGCTATTGCATTATATCTACGCCAGTATGATCAATGCTGCTGGGACAGTAAGCAGCATTAAGTGCCACATGAAGTGGCATATCAATAAAAAATAGATCGACAGTTCTTGTAGAACTAAATATGATAAGATCTGATTATTATCCAGGTAGTCCATTAACTGCCAGCAAAAAATAGTAAGATCCAACAATTCCAACCTGTTAAACTTATACACATACTTGGTGGGCTTGACTTCAATTAATAAGAACAGTTTGAATGGTTGGGAGATTTTGCATCATTTTACACCACTAATTAAAGCTATCCAACCCATTTTACTCACTTGGTTTCAAATGAGTGCCAAATGGCAACTTATAGTGTCTAGGACATCAGGTTTAGACCTAGAATAGTATCTGCATAATTTCTCAAGTTCAGATATTTATGACCAAATTCTTCAAAACTAAATGTTATCAAATAGTAATAAGCAAACTTCACATACCGGTGCATGGGTGCTTAAATAGTGATCCTCAGCATGTAGTTTGGGAATCATGTCACCACAAATTTTGCATTTTTCAAGATTCCGGGAGCAATGAGCATAATGCAAATCAATATTTGCGGCAGGGATAGCCCGATCGCTAGAAGGAAAACCATAAAGGAAAACATAAAAAGACATACGAACATCAAGTTTCTTGAGTAAAAAAGCACAACGACAAAACATACATGCAATCAACCCCCTTCAATATGGGCAAGGACACCACCACCCACCGAATAACAAATACATCACTGGATCCACGTACACTTGTGCCAAATTTTCATAGTGACAGATAAAAGCAAGTGGATGGAGTACCAATCAAGAATCTTACACATATTggagaaagaaattaaattacaaaAGTTTTCCATCACCCTCAAAAGTGATCGAACAAGTAAAACATAATCCCCAGTAACGTTAGCCAAACAAACCCACCCAATAATTCAGAAACATATTCGATTAACTCCAATTAAAGAAAGAATAAACAACCCCAATTAGCCACAATTCTTTTTCAGCTCAGAGGTTTTTGCTCATAGATAAGTAAAATCGTTAACGTACAAGACCTAGCTCACAAATTTCacgaatatcaataattaaagaCAAGACCATTTCTTCGAACGAGTGAAGTGTTTACCAGTGAGAGCACAGCGTTGTGCCTTGATCGGTTTCAGCTGCCATGGCGCGGAATCAAAACTGTCGAAACAGTAAATCTTCTGTTAGAAGTGAAAAATTGCAAATCAGAGAGAGAGAATAGATACATGATTGCTAATAATTAAAGAATGAAAcgtcataaaaataataataagttgAAAATCAAAGAGAGAAACTTTAGTGGAAGTGTGGATTGGGATTAGGAATACCGAGGAATAAACAAGATTAGGTATTTGGGGAAATTGTTGAATTTGGGTGAGAAATggaaaagggagaaagaaactGAGTTTGGAGAAAGATTTGGTTCGCTTCGCTGAACAACTCTGTTTCTGAGGTACTTTTTCGGAATAACAACTATATTGACCGATTGAAGAAGGTAGCTACGGTGTACCCCACGCGCCATTAAGTCGACGGAGCCAGCAACCCCACCGTTTCTTAGTGTTATTGGGCCTTGGGCTTCGTTCATTCTTGGGCCCAGGCCCAATTATTTAACAGAAAAAATTAATTGGCTTGCATAGCCACCAAAAAGAAAACATGGCGTGTTTAGAGTGGGTTTGGTACGAGGGAGGATTTATTTTTAATGGCAGAAGTATAAGTTATTTTatgtaatttatttattagtgTACAAAAAATGTGGATGAGATTTCAAAGAAGAAAGGGGGGAGTATAACCATAAGATACAACtgtaattatttaatttgtttaaacatcatatttatacaatatatataaGAGGGGCTTTTTAATAGAAAAAGATAAGTTATTTTATGCAATCTATCTATTAGTGTACCAAAAAAAACCATGGATGAGAGATTTCAAAGAATACGTAATTAAAGGGATGAATGTAAACAAAAATTTTGACTTGTTTTAATTGTTTAAGCGTCATATCTATACATTCATCTACACAATATATTCAATACATAATTACGGTGCAGGAAGTTTAGTGTATGACTTTTTCTATTatacataatttataaaaatatattatgtgTAAGACTTGaattcaaaatttcttatttCAAGTATAAAATACTTacccttttaattaattttacattAGTTATTAAGTTGTCAATAATTTGATCGAGAAATGTGTATTGGAGTGTCCTTGTAGGTAGTTCCATTCGCAGATCAACCGACGACCCATTGACACAGCTCTCCACCTCAAAACCCGCACTTAGATCTTGATCCTCATCTTAACACCTCACAACTGTCTGACTCTGCAAACTACTGAACAATAACGTTGTCTGTGGAGAACTGACGCGCGTTGAGGATGGAGGCTTTCCTCCACCCAAAGAACGAGCTAAGAGAAGACGCGAACAGCAAACGACAGGGGAGTCGCCTCATGAGCACAAGAAGAAATTAGGTGAATAGAAAGTAGTAAGCTCACATTTGTCAATTCATTCAATTTATTTGTCTAAATTAGGTGATTTTTATTTCTTGAATTTCAAACTAAAGTAACCTAAACTTTTCCTGAAATagtatgaataaaaataaattatcaacaATTTATTTAACTCTGTCAGCAAAATAatatcaattcaatttttttcacatAAATGACATAATTCAATAGTAACAAGGAATCATTCATATATCTTTCCATATCAAAAACTTCAATTGTcaattgaacaaaaaaaataaacatattcaATATTATTACGTACCATTTATCTGAACATATCGCAACTCTCCAGTACCCTCATCTTTAACATATGGTTCAATATTCAATTCAACAATATCTAGACGATATTTAGAAACAAATCAAAAGAACTTAACAAAAAGCTAAATTAGAATAATCTAATAAACAAATAGTTAacaaaaatgacaagaaattatcaTGTCTAAGCAACTCAACAGTAGCATTAATATTAGGATGATGAGCTACCAAAAAAATCACATCACACAAACAAATTACTTAGAATAATTTCGTGTCAATGAATAAGAACACTAAAAtgaaatttattatgataataataaagaaaaaaataaacacgCATTAATAAAATAGAGCCAACTGAAGAAAGTAAaaatagggttagggttagggttcaaAAAGGGGTTagagtttttttaatttagaatgaagTAAAACGAGGATGGAATGGGGAGAGGAATGAGGGCAACCTACCTGTAGGAAGTAGGAAAGACGCTGCTCCAGTGACAGAAGGTGTAGCAGCGACAACGATACCAACGACGG is a window from the Arachis hypogaea cultivar Tifrunner chromosome 17, arahy.Tifrunner.gnm2.J5K5, whole genome shotgun sequence genome containing:
- the LOC112764369 gene encoding uncharacterized protein, translated to MAAETDQGTTLCSHCDRAIPAANIDLHYAHCSRNLEKCKICGDMIPKLHAEDHYLSTHAPVACSMCSETMDRDVLDIHRGENCPQRIVTCDFCEFPLPAIDLAEHQEVCGNRTELCHLCNKYVRLRERYNHDSSCNRIQDSAAGSSRATRPAERDEGAHRRARPPPPQNELSTKRLLFTIAITGIAVILGSMFFQRKTEPSDVH